Proteins from one Escherichia coli genomic window:
- the adhP gene encoding alcohol dehydrogenase AdhP, with product MKAAVVTKDHHVDVTDKTLRSLKHGEALLKMECCGVCHTDLHVKNGDFGDKTGVILGHEGIGVVAEVGPGVTSLKPGDRASVAWFYEGCGHCEYCNSGNETLCRSVKNAGYSVDGGMAEECIVVADYAVKVPDGLDSAAASSITCAGVTTYKAVKLSKIRPGQWIAIYGLGGLGNLALQYAKNVFNAKVIAIDVNDEQLKLATEMGADLAINSRTEDAAKIVQEKTGGAHAAVVTAVAKAAFNSAVDAVRAGGRVVAVGLPPESMSLDIPRLVLDGIEVVGSLVGTRQDLTEAFQFAAEGKVVPKVALRPLADINTIFTEMEEGKIRGRMVIDFRR from the coding sequence ATGAAGGCTGCAGTTGTTACGAAGGATCATCATGTTGACGTTACGGATAAAACACTGCGCTCACTGAAACATGGCGAAGCCCTGCTGAAAATGGAGTGTTGTGGCGTATGTCATACCGATCTTCATGTTAAGAATGGCGATTTTGGTGATAAAACCGGCGTGATTCTGGGCCATGAAGGCATCGGTGTGGTGGCAGAAGTTGGCCCCGGCGTTACCTCATTAAAACCAGGCGATCGCGCCAGCGTGGCGTGGTTTTACGAAGGTTGCGGTCATTGCGAATACTGTAACAGCGGTAACGAAACGCTCTGCCGTTCAGTAAAAAATGCCGGATACAGCGTTGATGGCGGCATGGCTGAAGAATGCATCGTGGTCGCCGATTACGCGGTAAAAGTGCCCGATGGCCTGGACTCGGCGGCGGCTAGCAGCATTACCTGCGCGGGTGTCACCACCTACAAAGCAGTAAAACTGTCAAAAATTCGTCCAGGACAGTGGATTGCTATCTACGGTCTTGGCGGTCTGGGCAACCTCGCCCTGCAATACGCGAAAAATGTCTTTAATGCCAAAGTGATCGCCATTGATGTCAATGATGAGCAGTTGAAACTGGCAACCGAAATGGGTGCTGATTTAGCGATTAACTCACGCACCGAAGACGCCGCCAAAATTGTGCAGGAGAAAACCGGTGGCGCTCACGCAGCGGTGGTGACAGCGGTAGCTAAAGCTGCGTTTAACTCAGCGGTCGATGCCGTTCGTGCAGGCGGTCGTGTTGTGGCTGTCGGTCTGCCGCCGGAGTCTATGAGCCTGGATATCCCACGCCTTGTGCTGGATGGTATTGAAGTGGTCGGTTCGCTGGTCGGCACGCGCCAGGATCTCACCGAAGCCTTCCAGTTTGCCGCCGAAGGTAAAGTGGTGCCGAAAGTTGCCCTGCGTCCGTTAGCGGACATCAACACCATCTTTACTGAGATGGAAGAAGGCAAAATCCGTGGCCGTATGGTGATTGATTTCCGCCGCTAA
- the yddM gene encoding HigA family addiction module antitoxin yields the protein MKMANHPRPGDIIQESLDELNVSLREFARAMEIAPSTASRLLTGKAALTPEMAIKLSVVIGSSPQMWLNLQNAWSLAEAEKTVDVSRLRRLITQ from the coding sequence ATGAAAATGGCCAATCATCCCCGCCCGGGGGACATTATTCAGGAATCACTGGACGAGCTGAACGTCAGCCTGCGCGAGTTTGCCAGAGCAATGGAAATTGCGCCCTCAACGGCAAGCCGATTGCTGACCGGAAAAGCCGCGTTGACGCCAGAAATGGCGATTAAACTTTCTGTGGTGATCGGCAGTTCGCCGCAAATGTGGCTGAATCTACAAAACGCCTGGAGTCTGGCTGAGGCAGAAAAAACGGTAGATGTGTCGCGACTACGCCGTCTGATTACGCAATAA
- the fdnH gene encoding formate dehydrogenase N subunit beta → MAMETQDIIKRSATNSITPPSQVRDYKAEVAKLIDVSTCIGCKACQVACSEWNDIRDEVGHCVGVYDNPADLSAKSWTVMRFSETEQNGKLEWLIRKDGCMHCEDPGCLKACPSAGAIIQYANGIVDFQSENCIGCGYCIAGCPFNIPRLNKEDNRVYKCTLCVDRVSVGQEPACVKTCPTGAIHFGTKKEMLELAEQRVAKLKARGYEHAGVYNPEGVGGTHVMYVLHHADQPELYHGLPKEPKIDTSVNLWKGALKPLAAAGFIATFAGLIFHYIGIGPNKEVDDDEEDHHE, encoded by the coding sequence ATGGCTATGGAAACGCAGGACATTATCAAAAGGTCCGCAACTAACTCCATCACGCCGCCTTCTCAGGTGCGTGATTACAAAGCAGAAGTCGCGAAACTTATCGACGTTTCCACCTGTATCGGCTGTAAAGCCTGTCAGGTGGCGTGTTCGGAGTGGAACGATATCCGTGATGAAGTGGGGCACTGCGTCGGGGTTTATGATAACCCCGCCGATCTGAGCGCCAAGTCCTGGACGGTGATGCGCTTTAGCGAAACCGAACAGAACGGCAAGCTGGAGTGGCTGATCCGTAAAGACGGTTGTATGCACTGTGAAGATCCGGGCTGCCTGAAGGCGTGCCCGTCTGCTGGTGCAATCATTCAGTACGCTAACGGGATTGTCGATTTCCAGTCGGAAAACTGCATCGGCTGTGGTTACTGCATTGCCGGGTGTCCGTTTAATATTCCACGCCTCAACAAAGAGGATAACCGGGTATATAAATGCACACTCTGCGTCGATCGCGTCAGCGTTGGTCAGGAACCGGCTTGTGTGAAAACTTGTCCGACCGGGGCTATCCACTTCGGCACCAAGAAGGAGATGCTGGAGCTGGCGGAACAGCGCGTGGCGAAACTGAAAGCGCGTGGTTACGAACATGCTGGCGTCTACAACCCGGAAGGGGTCGGTGGTACGCACGTCATGTACGTGCTGCATCACGCCGATCAGCCGGAGCTGTATCACGGTCTGCCGAAAGAACCGAAGATCGATACATCGGTAAATCTGTGGAAAGGCGCGTTGAAACCGCTGGCAGCGGCTGGCTTTATCGCCACTTTTGCCGGGTTAATTTTCCACTACATCGGTATTGGCCCGAATAAGGAAGTGGACGATGACGAGGAGGATCATCATGAGTAA
- the sra gene encoding stationary-phase-induced ribosome-associated protein, whose product MKSNRQARHILGLDHKISNQRKIVTEGDKSSVVNNPTGRKRPAEK is encoded by the coding sequence ATGAAATCGAACCGTCAGGCACGTCATATTCTTGGACTGGACCATAAAATTTCTAACCAGCGCAAAATAGTTACCGAAGGTGATAAATCCAGCGTGGTGAATAACCCAACCGGCAGAAAACGTCCCGCTGAAAAGTAA
- the maeA gene encoding malate dehydrogenase gives MEPKTKKQRSLYIPYAGPVLLEFPLLNKGSAFSMEERRNFNLLGLLPEVVETIEEQAERAWIQYQGFKTEIDKHIYLRNIQDTNETLFYRLVNNHLDEMMPVIYTPTVGAACERFSEIYRRSRGVFISYQNRHNMDDILQNVPNHNIKVIVVTDGERILGLGDQGIGGMGIPIGKLSLYTACGGISPAYTLPVVLDVGTNNQQLLNDPLYMGWRNPRITDDEYYEFVDEFIQAVKQRWPDVLLQFEDFAQKNTMPLLNRYRNEICSFNDDIQGTAAVTVGTLIAASRAAGGQLSEKKIVFLGAGSAGCGIAEMIIAQTQREGLSEEAARQKVFMVDRFGLLTDKMPNLLPFQTKLVQKRENLSDWDTDSDVLSLLDVVRNVKPDILIGVSGQTGLFTEEIIREMHKHCPRPIVMPLSNPTSRVEATPQDIIAWTEGNALVATGSPFNPVVWKDKIYPIAQCNNAFIFPGIGLGVIASGASRITDEMLMSASETLAQYSPLVLNGEGLVLPELKDIQKVSRAIAFAVGKMAQQQGVAVKTSAEALQQAIDDNFWQAEYRDYRRTSI, from the coding sequence ATGGAACCAAAAACAAAAAAACAGCGTTCGCTTTATATTCCTTACGCTGGCCCTGTACTGCTGGAATTTCCGTTGTTGAATAAAGGCAGCGCCTTCAGCATGGAAGAACGCCGTAACTTCAACCTGCTGGGGTTACTGCCGGAAGTGGTCGAAACCATCGAAGAACAAGCGGAACGCGCATGGATCCAGTATCAGGGATTCAAAACCGAAATCGACAAACACATCTACCTGCGTAACATCCAGGACACCAACGAAACCCTCTTCTACCGTCTGGTAAACAATCATCTTGATGAGATGATGCCTGTTATTTATACCCCAACCGTCGGCGCAGCCTGTGAGCGTTTTTCTGAGATCTACCGTCGTTCCCGCGGCGTGTTTATCTCATACCAGAACCGCCACAATATGGACGATATTCTGCAAAACGTACCGAACCACAATATCAAAGTGATTGTGGTGACGGACGGCGAACGTATTCTGGGGCTTGGTGACCAGGGCATCGGTGGGATGGGTATTCCGATCGGTAAACTGTCGCTCTATACCGCCTGCGGTGGCATCAGCCCGGCGTATACACTGCCGGTGGTGCTGGATGTCGGGACGAACAACCAGCAGTTGCTTAACGACCCGCTGTATATGGGCTGGCGTAATCCACGTATCACTGACGACGAATACTATGAATTCGTGGATGAATTTATCCAGGCTGTGAAACAACGCTGGCCGGACGTGCTGTTGCAGTTTGAAGACTTCGCACAAAAAAATACGATGCCGTTACTTAACCGCTATCGCAATGAAATTTGTTCTTTTAACGATGATATTCAGGGCACCGCGGCGGTAACAGTCGGCACACTGATCGCAGCCAGCCGTGCGGCGGGCGGTCAGTTAAGCGAGAAAAAAATCGTCTTCCTCGGCGCAGGTTCAGCAGGATGCGGCATTGCTGAGATGATCATCGCCCAGACCCAGCGTGAAGGATTAAGCGAAGAAGCGGCGCGGCAGAAAGTCTTTATGGTCGATCGCTTTGGTCTGCTGACCGACAAGATGCCGAACCTGCTGCCTTTCCAGACCAAACTGGTACAGAAGCGCGAAAATCTCAGTGACTGGGATACTGACAGCGATGTGCTTTCATTGCTTGATGTGGTGCGCAATGTCAAACCGGATATTCTGATTGGCGTCTCAGGACAGACCGGGCTGTTTACGGAAGAGATCATCCGTGAGATGCACAAACACTGTCCGCGTCCGATCGTGATGCCGCTGTCTAACCCGACTTCACGTGTGGAAGCCACACCGCAGGACATTATCGCCTGGACCGAAGGTAACGCGCTGGTCGCCACCGGCAGTCCGTTTAATCCGGTGGTATGGAAAGATAAAATCTACCCTATCGCGCAATGCAACAACGCTTTTATCTTCCCGGGCATTGGGCTGGGCGTTATTGCTTCCGGCGCGTCACGTATCACCGATGAGATGCTGATGTCGGCAAGCGAAACGCTTGCTCAGTATTCGCCGCTGGTCCTGAACGGCGAAGGTCTGGTATTACCGGAACTGAAAGATATTCAGAAAGTCTCCCGCGCAATTGCGTTTGCGGTTGGCAAAATGGCGCAGCAGCAAGGCGTGGCGGTGAAAACCTCTGCCGAAGCCCTGCAACAGGCCATTGATGATAACTTCTGGCAAGCCGAATACCGCGACTACCGCCGTACCTCCATTTAA
- the ompC gene encoding porin OmpC yields the protein MKLKIVAVVVTGLLAANVAHAAEVYNKDGNKLDLYGKVTALRYFTDDKRDDGDKTYARLGFKGETQINDQMIGFGHWEYDFKGYNDEANGSRGNKTRLAYAGLKISEFGSLDYGRNYGVGYDIGSWTDMLPEFGGDTWSQKDVFMTYRTTGVATYRNYDFFGLIEGLNFAAQYQGKNERSDNAHLYGADYTRANGDGFGISSTYVYDGFGIGAVYTKSDRTNAQERAAANPLNASGKNAELWATGIKYDANNIYFAANYAETLNMTTYGDGYISNKAQSFEVVAQYQFDFGLRPSLAYLKSKGRDLGRYGDQDMIEYIDVGATYFFNKNMSTYVDYKINLIDESDFTRAVDIRTDNIVATGITYQF from the coding sequence ATGAAATTAAAAATAGTTGCGGTGGTTGTAACTGGTTTGTTAGCTGCGAACGTAGCACATGCTGCCGAAGTATATAACAAGGATGGTAATAAACTCGACCTTTATGGCAAGGTTACCGCTCTACGTTATTTTACTGATGATAAGCGTGACGATGGTGATAAAACTTATGCCCGTCTCGGTTTTAAAGGAGAAACGCAAATCAATGATCAAATGATTGGTTTTGGTCACTGGGAATATGATTTTAAAGGCTATAACGATGAAGCCAACGGCTCGCGCGGCAACAAAACCCGTCTTGCCTATGCAGGTTTAAAAATTAGTGAATTTGGCTCTCTGGACTATGGTCGTAACTACGGTGTCGGTTATGACATTGGTTCATGGACCGATATGTTGCCAGAATTTGGTGGCGATACCTGGAGCCAGAAAGATGTCTTCATGACATATCGTACCACTGGTGTGGCAACCTATCGCAACTACGATTTCTTTGGCTTAATTGAAGGGCTGAACTTTGCCGCACAATATCAAGGCAAAAATGAACGCTCTGATAACGCTCATCTTTATGGTGCTGACTATACGCGTGCCAATGGTGACGGTTTCGGTATCTCCTCAACTTATGTTTATGATGGCTTTGGGATCGGTGCTGTGTATACCAAATCTGATCGGACAAATGCGCAGGAAAGAGCAGCGGCTAATCCTCTCAATGCCTCCGGTAAGAATGCAGAACTGTGGGCAACAGGTATAAAATATGATGCCAACAACATTTACTTTGCAGCTAATTACGCTGAAACATTAAACATGACCACCTATGGTGATGGTTATATCTCTAACAAAGCACAAAGTTTCGAAGTGGTGGCCCAATATCAATTCGACTTCGGCTTGCGCCCATCACTCGCTTACCTGAAATCAAAAGGCAGAGATCTGGGGCGTTACGGCGATCAGGACATGATTGAGTATATCGACGTTGGTGCAACGTATTTCTTCAACAAAAATATGTCGACCTATGTTGATTATAAAATCAACCTGATCGATGAAAGCGACTTTACCCGTGCCGTAGATATTCGCACCGATAACATCGTCGCAACGGGCATTACCTATCAGTTCTAA
- the osmC gene encoding peroxiredoxin OsmC — protein sequence MTIHKKGQAHWEGDIKRGKGTVSTESGVLNQQPYGFNTRFEGEKGTNPEELIGAAHAACFSMALSLMLGEAGFTPSSIDTTADVSLDKVDAGFAITKIALKSEVAVPGIDASTFDGIIQKAKAGCPVSQVLKAEITLDYQLKS from the coding sequence ATGACAATCCATAAGAAAGGTCAGGCACACTGGGAAGGCGATATCAAACGCGGGAAGGGAACCGTATCCACCGAGAGCGGCGTGCTGAACCAACAGCCGTATGGATTTAATACGCGTTTTGAAGGCGAAAAAGGAACTAACCCTGAAGAACTGATTGGCGCGGCGCATGCAGCATGTTTCTCAATGGCGCTTTCATTAATGCTGGGGGAAGCGGGATTCACGCCATCATCGATTGATACCACCGCCGATGTGTCGCTGGATAAAGTGGATGCCGGGTTTGCGATTACTAAAATCGCCCTGAAGAGCGAAGTTGCCGTGCCGGGTATTGATGCCTCTACTTTTGACGGCATTATCCAGAAAGCAAAAGCAGGATGCCCGGTTTCTCAGGTACTGAAAGCTGAAATTACGCTTGATTACCAGTTGAAATCATAA
- the fdnI gene encoding formate dehydrogenase-N subunit gamma produces the protein MSKSKMIVRTKFIDRACHWTVVICFFLVALSGISFFFPTLQWLTQTFGTPQMGRILHPFFGIAIFVALMFMFVRFVHHNIPDKKDIPWLLNIVEVLKGNEHKVADVGKYNAGQKMMFWSIMSMIFVLLVTGVIIWRPYFAQYFPIQVVRYSLFIHAAAGIILIHAILIHMYMAFWVKGSIKGMIEGKVSRRWAKKHHPRWYREIEKAEAKKESEEGI, from the coding sequence ATGAGTAAGTCGAAAATGATTGTGCGCACCAAGTTTATTGATCGCGCCTGTCACTGGACCGTGGTGATTTGCTTCTTCCTGGTAGCGCTGTCCGGGATTTCGTTCTTCTTCCCGACGCTGCAATGGCTGACACAAACCTTCGGTACGCCGCAGATGGGACGCATTTTGCACCCGTTCTTCGGCATTGCGATTTTCGTCGCGCTGATGTTTATGTTTGTGCGTTTTGTGCATCACAACATCCCGGATAAGAAAGATATTCCGTGGCTGTTGAACATTGTCGAAGTATTAAAAGGCAATGAACACAAAGTGGCGGATGTTGGTAAGTACAACGCCGGGCAAAAGATGATGTTCTGGTCGATCATGAGCATGATTTTCGTGCTGCTGGTGACCGGGGTGATTATCTGGCGTCCGTACTTTGCGCAGTACTTCCCGATACAGGTTGTCCGTTATAGCCTGTTTATTCACGCGGCTGCGGGTATCATCCTGATCCACGCCATCCTGATCCATATGTATATGGCATTCTGGGTGAAAGGGTCGATTAAAGGGATGATCGAAGGGAAGGTGAGCCGTCGTTGGGCGAAGAAACACCATCCACGCTGGTATCGTGAAATCGAGAAGGCAGAAGCGAAAAAAGAGAGTGAAGAAGGGATATAA
- the fdnG gene encoding formate dehydrogenase-N subunit alpha: MDVSRRQFFKICAGGMAGTTVAALGFAPKQALAQARNYKLLRAKEIRNTCTYCSVGCGLLMYSLGDGAKNAREAIYHIEGDPDHPVSRGALCPKGAGLLDYVNSENRLRYPEYRAPGSDKWQRISWEKAFSRIAKLMKADRDANFIEKNEQGVTVNRWLSTGMLCASGASNETGMLTQKFARSLGMLAVDNQARVUHGPTVASLAPTFGRGAMTNHWVDIKNANVVMVMGGNAAEAHPVGFRWAMEAKNNNDATLIVVDPRFTRTASVADIYAPIRSGTDITFLSGVLRYLIENNKINAEYVKHYTNASLLVRDDFAFEDGLFSGYDAEKRQYDKSSWNYQFDENGYAKRDETLTHPRCVWNLLKAHVSRYTPDVVENICGTPKADFLKVCEVLASTSAPDRTTTFLYALGWTQHTVGAQNIRTMAMIQLLLGNMGMAGGGVNALRGHSNIQGLTDLGLLSTSLPGYLTLPSEKQVDLQSYLEANTPKATLADQVNYWSNYPKFFVSLMKSFYGDAAQKENNWGYDWLPKWDQTYDVIKYFNMMDEGKVTGYFCQGFNPVASFPDKNKVVSCLSKLKYMVVIDPLVTETSTFWQNHGESNDVDPASIQTEVFRLPSTCFAEEDGSIANSGRWLQWHWKGQDAPGEARNDGEILAGIYHHLRELYKAEGGKGVEPLMKMSWNYKQPHEPQSDEVAKENNGYALEDLYDANGVLIAKKGQLLSSFAHLRDDGTTASSCWIYTGSWTEQGNQMANRDNSDPSGLGNTLGWAWAWPLNRRVLYNRASADINGKPWDPKRMLIQWNGSKWTGNDIPDFGNAAPGTPTGPFIMQPEGMGRLFAINKMAEGPFPEHYEPIETPLGTNPLHPNVVSNPVVRLYEQDALRMGKKEQFPYVGTTYRLTEHFHTWTKHALLNAIAQPEQFVEISETLAAAKGIANGDRVTVSSKRGFIRAVAVVTRRLKPLNVNGQQVETVGIPIHWGFEGVARKGYIANTLTPNVGDANSQTPEYKAFLVNIEKA, from the coding sequence ATGGACGTCAGTCGCAGACAATTTTTTAAAATCTGCGCGGGCGGTATGGCGGGAACAACAGTCGCGGCATTGGGTTTTGCCCCGAAGCAAGCACTGGCTCAGGCGCGAAACTACAAATTATTACGCGCGAAAGAGATCCGTAACACTTGTACATACTGTTCCGTAGGTTGCGGGCTATTGATGTATAGCCTGGGTGATGGCGCGAAAAACGCCAGAGAAGCGATTTATCACATTGAAGGTGACCCGGATCATCCGGTAAGCCGTGGTGCGCTGTGCCCGAAAGGGGCCGGATTGCTGGATTACGTGAACAGCGAAAACCGTCTGCGCTACCCGGAATATCGTGCGCCAGGTTCTGACAAATGGCAGCGCATTAGCTGGGAAAAAGCATTCTCCCGCATTGCGAAGCTGATGAAGGCAGACCGTGACGCTAACTTTATTGAAAAGAATGAGCAGGGCGTAACGGTAAACCGTTGGCTTTCTACCGGTATGCTGTGTGCTTCCGGTGCCAGCAACGAAACCGGGATGCTGACACAGAAATTTGCCCGCTCCCTCGGGATGCTGGCGGTAGACAACCAGGCGCGCGTCTGACACGGACCAACGGTAGCAAGTCTTGCTCCAACATTTGGTCGCGGTGCGATGACCAACCACTGGGTGGATATCAAAAACGCTAACGTCGTAATGGTGATGGGCGGTAACGCTGCTGAAGCGCATCCCGTCGGTTTTCGCTGGGCGATGGAAGCGAAAAACAACAACGATGCAACCTTGATCGTTGTCGATCCCCGTTTTACGCGTACCGCTTCTGTGGCGGATATCTACGCACCTATTCGTTCCGGTACGGACATTACGTTCCTGTCTGGCGTTTTGCGCTACCTGATCGAAAACAACAAGATCAACGCCGAATACGTTAAGCATTACACCAACGCCAGCCTGCTGGTGCGTGATGATTTTGCGTTCGAAGACGGTCTGTTCAGCGGTTACGACGCTGAAAAACGTCAGTACGATAAGTCGTCCTGGAACTATCAGTTCGATGAAAACGGCTATGCGAAACGCGATGAAACACTGACTCATCCGCGCTGTGTGTGGAACTTGCTGAAAGCGCACGTTTCCCGTTACACGCCGGACGTAGTAGAAAACATCTGCGGTACGCCAAAAGCTGACTTCCTGAAAGTGTGTGAAGTGCTGGCCTCCACCAGCGCGCCGGATCGCACAACCACCTTCCTGTACGCACTGGGCTGGACCCAACACACCGTGGGTGCGCAGAACATCCGTACTATGGCGATGATCCAGTTGCTGCTCGGTAACATGGGTATGGCCGGTGGCGGCGTGAACGCATTGCGTGGTCACTCCAACATTCAGGGCCTGACTGACTTAGGTCTGCTCTCTACCAGCCTGCCGGGTTATCTGACGCTGCCGTCAGAAAAACAGGTTGATTTGCAGTCGTATCTGGAAGCGAACACGCCGAAAGCGACGCTGGCTGATCAGGTGAACTACTGGAGCAACTATCCGAAGTTCTTCGTTAGCCTGATGAAATCTTTCTACGGCGATGCCGCACAGAAAGAGAATAACTGGGGCTACGACTGGCTGCCGAAGTGGGACCAGACCTACGACGTCATCAAGTATTTCAACATGATGGACGAAGGCAAAGTCACTGGTTATTTCTGCCAGGGCTTTAACCCGGTTGCGTCCTTCCCGGACAAAAACAAAGTGGTGAGCTGCCTGAGCAAGCTGAAGTACATGGTGGTTATCGATCCGCTGGTGACTGAAACCTCTACTTTCTGGCAGAACCACGGCGAGTCGAACGATGTCGATCCGGCGTCTATTCAGACAGAGGTATTCCGTCTGCCTTCGACCTGCTTTGCTGAGGAAGATGGTTCTATCGCTAACTCCGGTCGCTGGTTGCAGTGGCACTGGAAAGGTCAGGACGCGCCAGGCGAAGCACGTAACGACGGCGAAATTCTGGCGGGTATCTACCATCATCTTCGCGAGTTGTACAAAGCCGAAGGTGGTAAAGGTGTAGAACCGCTGATGAAGATGAGCTGGAACTACAAGCAGCCGCACGAGCCGCAGTCTGACGAAGTGGCAAAAGAGAACAACGGCTATGCGCTGGAAGATCTCTATGACGCCAATGGCGTGCTGATTGCGAAGAAAGGTCAGTTACTGAGTAGCTTTGCGCATCTGCGTGATGACGGTACAACCGCATCGTCTTGCTGGATCTACACCGGTAGCTGGACAGAGCAAGGCAACCAGATGGCTAACCGCGATAACTCAGACCCGTCCGGTCTGGGGAATACGCTGGGATGGGCCTGGGCGTGGCCGCTCAACCGTCGCGTACTCTACAACCGTGCTTCGGCGGATATCAACGGTAAACCGTGGGATCCGAAACGGATGCTGATCCAGTGGAACGGCAGCAAGTGGACGGGGAACGATATTCCGGACTTCGGCAATGCCGCACCGGGTACGCCAACCGGACCGTTTATCATGCAGCCGGAAGGGATGGGACGCCTGTTTGCCATCAACAAAATGGCGGAAGGTCCGTTCCCGGAACACTACGAGCCAATTGAAACGCCGCTGGGCACTAACCCGCTGCATCCGAACGTGGTGTCTAACCCGGTGGTTCGTCTGTATGAACAAGACGCGCTGCGGATGGGTAAAAAAGAGCAGTTCCCGTATGTGGGTACGACCTATCGTCTGACCGAGCACTTCCACACCTGGACCAAGCACGCGTTGCTCAACGCAATTGCTCAGCCGGAACAGTTTGTGGAAATCAGCGAAACGCTGGCGGCGGCGAAAGGCATTGCCAATGGCGATCGTGTCACTGTCTCCAGCAAGCGTGGCTTTATCCGCGCGGTGGCTGTGGTAACGCGCCGTCTGAAACCACTGAATGTAAACGGTCAGCAGGTTGAAACGGTGGGTATTCCAATCCACTGGGGCTTTGAGGGTGTCGCGCGTAAAGGTTATATCGCTAACACTCTGACGCCGAATGTCGGTGATGCAAACTCGCAAACGCCGGAATATAAAGCGTTCTTAGTCAACATCGAGAAGGCGTAA
- the yddG gene encoding aromatic amino acid efflux DMT transporter YddG — protein MTRQKATLIGLIAIVLWSTMVGLIRGVSEGLGPVGGAAAIYSLSGLLLIFTVGFPRIRQIPKGYLLAGSLLFVSYEICLALSLGYAASRHQAIEVGMVNYLWPSLTILFAILFNGQKTNWLIVPGLLLALVGVCWVLGGDNGLHYDEIINNITTSPLSYFLAFIGAFIWAAYCTVTNKYARGFNGITVFVLLTGASLWVYYFLTPQPEMVFSAPVMIKLISAAFTLGFAYAAWNVGILHGNVTIMAVGSYFTPVLSSALAAVLLSAPLSFSFWQGALMVCGGSLLCWLATRRG, from the coding sequence ATGACACGACAAAAAGCAACGCTCATAGGGCTAATAGCGATCGTCCTGTGGAGCACAATGGTAGGATTGATTCGCGGTGTCAGTGAGGGGCTCGGCCCGGTCGGCGGCGCAGCTGCTATCTATTCATTAAGCGGGCTGCTGTTAATCTTCACGGTTGGATTTCCGCGAATTCGGCAGATCCCGAAAGGCTATTTGCTCGCCGGGAGTCTGTTATTCGTCAGCTATGAAATCTGTCTGGCGCTTTCCTTAGGGTATGCGGCGAGCCGTCATCAGGCGATTGAAGTAGGTATGGTGAACTATCTATGGCCCAGTCTGACAATTCTCTTTGCCATTCTGTTTAATGGTCAGAAAACCAACTGGCTGATTGTACCTGGATTATTATTAGCCCTGGTCGGTGTCTGTTGGGTGTTAGGCGGTGACAATGGGTTACACTATGATGAAATCATCAATAATATTACCACCAGTCCATTAAGTTATTTCCTGGCGTTCATTGGCGCTTTTATCTGGGCAGCTTATTGTACAGTAACGAATAAATACGCACGCGGATTTAATGGAATAACCGTTTTTGTCCTGCTGACAGGAGCAAGTCTGTGGGTTTACTATTTTCTCACGCCACAACCAGAAATGGTATTTAGCGCACCCGTCATGATTAAACTCATCTCTGCGGCATTTACCTTAGGATTTGCTTACGCTGCGTGGAACGTTGGCATTTTACATGGCAACGTCACCATTATGGCAGTAGGTTCGTATTTTACGCCCGTACTTTCGTCGGCGCTTGCTGCGGTACTGCTTAGTGCTCCGCTATCGTTCTCATTCTGGCAAGGCGCACTGATGGTCTGCGGCGGTTCCCTGCTCTGCTGGCTGGCGACACGTCGTGGATAA
- the bdm gene encoding biofilm-dependent modulation protein has translation MFTYYQAENSTAEPALVNAIEQGLRAEHGVVTEDDILMELTKWVEASDNDILSDIYQQTINYVVSGQHPTL, from the coding sequence ATGTTTACTTATTATCAGGCAGAAAATTCAACAGCAGAACCCGCTCTGGTTAATGCCATTGAGCAAGGCCTTCGGGCAGAACACGGTGTTGTCACTGAAGATGACATTCTCATGGAGCTGACCAAATGGGTAGAAGCTTCTGATAACGACATCCTCAGTGATATCTACCAACAAACGATCAATTATGTGGTCAGTGGCCAGCACCCTACGCTTTAA